One Luoshenia tenuis DNA window includes the following coding sequences:
- the tilS gene encoding tRNA lysidine(34) synthetase TilS, whose amino-acid sequence MSSVLSAARKALVSAGVSRLSAVVCGVSGGPDSMALLDALLQLKEEQGFSLCAAHFEHGLRGEASRADAAFVAAFCAARGIPCQMASGDVAAFAREKGCSTEAAARQMRYAFFEDCMRARGAGFLALGHHAGDQAETMLMRLLRGGGTGALGGMAPVRRSGPGLPEGKGCALVRPLLECTRQDILDYCGQRSLAYRRDESNASDDVLRNRIRNQLVPVLQTYNPQLERALGRQASILQAESDYLERAVGALLQKAYAPRYNAWRARPLAGAHPALCRRAIYRLGQQAGAQMDFEHVERLMQALKGEGGTFTLPGNVAAQVSCGYLLFAAAGHEKAVLRAPIGRTGEGSVLLEGGGALRWRYLDQLPGDWRTQAPGRLYLDAQALSGEAYIRTRRPGDRFHMLGGPGPQRLKDVLIHWKVPQLRRDALPLLICDRGIAAVAGHMPAHWARITPGSYSYLCLEITDE is encoded by the coding sequence ATGTCTAGCGTATTATCTGCCGCCCGCAAGGCCCTGGTGTCTGCGGGGGTATCGCGATTATCCGCTGTGGTGTGCGGCGTATCCGGCGGGCCGGATTCGATGGCGCTTTTAGATGCCCTGTTGCAGTTGAAAGAGGAACAGGGCTTTTCTTTGTGCGCGGCGCACTTTGAGCACGGGCTGCGCGGCGAGGCCAGCCGGGCAGACGCCGCCTTTGTCGCCGCTTTTTGCGCGGCGCGGGGCATCCCCTGCCAGATGGCCTCGGGCGATGTGGCGGCCTTTGCCAGGGAAAAGGGCTGCTCTACCGAGGCAGCGGCCCGCCAGATGCGGTATGCTTTTTTTGAGGACTGCATGCGGGCGCGCGGCGCCGGTTTTCTGGCTTTGGGGCACCATGCCGGCGACCAGGCTGAAACGATGCTGATGCGGCTGCTGCGGGGCGGCGGCACAGGGGCGCTGGGCGGCATGGCGCCGGTGCGGCGCAGCGGCCCGGGGCTTCCCGAAGGGAAAGGCTGCGCGCTGGTGCGGCCGCTGCTGGAATGTACGCGCCAGGATATTCTGGATTATTGCGGCCAGCGCAGTTTGGCCTATCGCAGGGATGAGAGCAACGCCAGCGACGATGTGTTGCGTAACCGCATACGCAACCAGCTGGTGCCCGTGCTGCAGACCTATAACCCGCAGCTGGAACGGGCGCTGGGCAGGCAGGCCAGCATATTGCAGGCGGAATCGGACTATCTTGAGCGGGCGGTAGGGGCTTTACTGCAAAAGGCCTACGCCCCGCGATACAACGCCTGGCGGGCACGGCCCCTGGCCGGCGCGCATCCGGCGCTATGCCGCAGGGCAATCTACCGCCTGGGGCAGCAGGCCGGCGCGCAAATGGATTTTGAGCATGTGGAAAGGCTGATGCAGGCGCTAAAGGGCGAAGGCGGAACGTTTACCCTACCGGGGAATGTGGCGGCCCAGGTTTCCTGTGGATATCTGCTCTTTGCGGCGGCGGGACATGAAAAGGCTGTATTGCGCGCGCCTATCGGCCGAACGGGCGAGGGAAGCGTCCTGTTGGAGGGTGGCGGCGCACTGCGCTGGCGATACCTGGATCAATTGCCCGGAGATTGGCGTACGCAGGCCCCGGGCAGGCTCTATCTGGATGCCCAGGCTCTTTCGGGGGAGGCGTACATACGCACGCGCAGGCCGGGCGACCGGTTCCACATGTTGGGCGGGCCGGGCCCGCAGCGGCTAAAGGATGTGCTGATCCACTGGAAGGTGCCGCAGCTGCGGCGGGATGCGCTGCCGCTTTTGATCTGCGATAGGGGCATTGCCGCGGTAGCGGGGCACATGCCGGCCCATTGGGCCAGGATTACTCCGGGCAGCTACAGTTACCTATGCTTGGAAATAACGGATGAATGA
- the spoIIE gene encoding stage II sporulation protein E, whose protein sequence is MGMQARAKKMRIRSFVMSRNLEMIGWGAAGLLMARVQMFGAYAPLGVAGVGASLLSGGNALSLLIGAIVGRLTIGVADGRALQDIAAMALVYLGWALIQKTKIKQTPWLMVGICVVASAGAQAARGSNVLYDWLMWVASAGVTAVMVPVFAVALERIREAGSRRLLTGEEWTCMALLAAAVVMGGMGLAIGPFRPAQILAFLLVMGTGYIAGSGAGGATGIVIGLAMALVRGDNIQPFIMGNLGLCGMICGALRRLGRPGVALGFILANAIATLVVNGSVTVILPLVDSLTAGVIFMLVPKKVFGKIMELSKATTPETDAYLERVRGYAVEQLDQNALMLAHMADAFLGLPDSGNPAEGEVTALMQQVARRTCNDCALRAACWKRDYNKTYAMFYDLMVRNKAERLKKSDLPEMTARRCMRLDALLRAMTQALQGYQERKSWQSRVDDSRRVLGEQLEGVSQRLAELTEELQVPITYDAATEQAILEEMDRCGIEVKQVSACQIDERWEVNIAFAACGGKGSCIGKVARGLSNVLQSPMRCATQGCNGHEQGICRKRFIEAEGMAVQTGAASLPQSGQEVCGDSYAFQQLADGNYLMTLSDGMGSGERAAQESSAAVTLVKEMQRAGMSQELILRTVNRLLLMRSGGDRFATVDWCTIDLAAGEAEMIKVSAAPTFILRGDTVEKISCGALPLGMLEEVQPGYIRKKLEPGDMVIMMSDGVVDGIGEENMKRLLAALLYNLEGTPKQMAEMVIHEVLRQSGGQAADDMTVLIGRVYEPMAS, encoded by the coding sequence ATGGGAATGCAGGCGCGGGCAAAGAAAATGCGGATCCGCTCGTTTGTGATGAGCAGAAATCTGGAGATGATAGGCTGGGGCGCAGCAGGGCTGCTGATGGCCCGGGTGCAGATGTTTGGCGCTTATGCGCCGCTGGGCGTTGCGGGCGTTGGGGCCTCCCTGCTATCCGGGGGAAACGCGCTCAGCCTTCTGATCGGCGCGATCGTCGGCCGGCTGACCATAGGCGTTGCGGACGGCAGGGCCTTGCAGGATATCGCGGCCATGGCGCTGGTCTACCTGGGATGGGCGCTGATCCAAAAGACCAAGATCAAGCAAACGCCCTGGCTGATGGTGGGGATCTGCGTGGTGGCCAGCGCGGGCGCCCAGGCGGCGCGGGGTTCAAATGTGCTGTACGATTGGCTGATGTGGGTGGCCAGCGCCGGGGTCACAGCGGTGATGGTGCCGGTATTCGCCGTAGCCCTGGAGCGGATACGCGAGGCGGGCAGCCGCAGGCTGCTGACGGGGGAGGAATGGACCTGCATGGCCCTGTTGGCTGCCGCGGTGGTCATGGGCGGCATGGGGCTTGCCATCGGTCCCTTTCGGCCGGCGCAGATACTGGCCTTTTTGTTGGTCATGGGTACGGGCTATATCGCCGGTTCCGGCGCGGGCGGGGCTACCGGCATCGTCATCGGGCTCGCCATGGCGCTGGTACGGGGGGATAACATCCAGCCATTTATCATGGGCAACTTAGGCCTATGCGGCATGATCTGCGGTGCGCTGCGGCGCCTGGGCCGCCCGGGGGTGGCGCTGGGCTTTATTCTGGCCAACGCCATCGCTACGCTGGTGGTGAATGGATCGGTTACCGTCATCCTGCCACTGGTAGATAGCCTGACGGCCGGCGTGATCTTCATGCTCGTCCCCAAAAAAGTCTTTGGCAAGATCATGGAACTTTCCAAGGCGACCACCCCTGAGACCGACGCCTACTTGGAGCGGGTGCGGGGCTATGCTGTAGAGCAGCTGGACCAGAACGCGCTGATGCTCGCCCACATGGCGGACGCCTTTTTGGGCCTGCCCGACAGCGGGAACCCAGCCGAAGGCGAGGTGACCGCGCTGATGCAGCAGGTCGCCCGCAGGACCTGTAACGACTGCGCGCTGCGCGCAGCCTGCTGGAAGCGGGATTATAATAAGACCTACGCCATGTTTTACGACCTGATGGTGCGCAACAAGGCGGAACGGCTGAAAAAGAGCGACCTGCCCGAGATGACGGCCCGGCGCTGCATGCGCTTGGATGCGCTGCTACGCGCCATGACCCAGGCGCTTCAGGGTTATCAGGAGCGCAAGAGCTGGCAAAGCCGGGTGGACGATAGCCGCCGCGTGCTGGGGGAGCAGTTGGAAGGCGTTTCCCAACGGCTTGCGGAGCTGACAGAGGAGCTGCAGGTGCCCATCACCTATGACGCGGCTACCGAGCAGGCGATATTGGAGGAGATGGACCGGTGCGGCATCGAGGTGAAACAGGTCTCCGCCTGCCAGATAGACGAGCGATGGGAGGTCAATATCGCCTTTGCCGCCTGCGGCGGCAAGGGCAGTTGTATCGGCAAGGTGGCCCGGGGCCTTAGCAATGTGCTACAAAGCCCCATGCGCTGCGCCACCCAGGGCTGCAACGGACACGAGCAGGGGATCTGCCGCAAGCGCTTTATCGAGGCGGAAGGGATGGCGGTGCAGACCGGGGCGGCCAGCCTGCCCCAGTCCGGTCAGGAGGTCTGCGGAGACAGCTACGCCTTTCAACAGCTGGCGGACGGCAACTACCTGATGACCCTGTCTGACGGCATGGGCAGCGGGGAGCGCGCCGCCCAGGAGAGCAGCGCGGCGGTGACGCTGGTTAAAGAGATGCAGCGGGCCGGGATGTCGCAAGAGCTGATCCTGCGTACGGTCAACCGGCTGCTTTTGATGCGCTCGGGCGGGGACCGGTTCGCTACGGTGGACTGGTGCACCATAGACCTTGCGGCCGGCGAGGCGGAGATGATCAAGGTCAGCGCGGCCCCCACCTTTATTTTGCGGGGCGATACGGTGGAAAAGATCTCCTGCGGGGCGCTGCCCTTAGGGATGTTGGAGGAGGTGCAGCCGGGATATATCCGCAAAAAGCTGGAGCCGGGCGACATGGTCATCATGATGAGCGACGGGGTGGTAGACGGCATCGGCGAGGAGAATATGAAGCGGCTGTTGGCGGCGCTGCTATATAATCTGGAAGGGACGCCTAAACAGATGGCAGAGATGGTGATCCACGAGGTGCTGCGCCAATCCGGCGGGCAGGCGGCCGACGATATGACGGTGCTGATCGGCAGGGTATACGAGCCGATGGCATCATAA
- a CDS encoding flavodoxin family protein, with the protein MEIIAIKGSPRKNGDSNKLIDEIIRGAKEAGHTCTTYFLQDMNLKGCQACYACKKEGPGRDCIIRDDLQPYWAQLHKADALILGAPIYASGICGPMVSYMNRHYCLLDKDWNVRVKPGIKVIGVFSQGRTEAEEYQEVINWFLSDFERRNMVLKDVIVKTGREPVENDAELMQRAYEDGRHLAD; encoded by the coding sequence ATGGAGATCATTGCAATCAAGGGCAGCCCGCGCAAAAACGGCGATAGCAATAAGCTGATCGATGAGATCATCCGCGGCGCAAAGGAAGCCGGGCATACTTGCACGACTTATTTTTTGCAGGATATGAATTTGAAGGGCTGCCAGGCCTGCTATGCCTGTAAGAAGGAGGGCCCGGGACGGGACTGTATTATCCGCGACGATCTGCAGCCCTACTGGGCGCAGTTGCACAAGGCGGATGCGCTGATCCTGGGGGCGCCGATCTATGCCAGCGGCATTTGCGGGCCGATGGTCAGCTACATGAACCGGCACTATTGCCTGTTGGATAAGGATTGGAACGTCCGGGTAAAGCCGGGCATCAAGGTGATCGGCGTATTTTCCCAGGGCCGTACGGAGGCGGAGGAGTATCAAGAGGTAATAAACTGGTTCCTGAGCGATTTTGAGCGCCGCAACATGGTGCTCAAGGACGTTATCGTCAAGACCGGGCGCGAGCCGGTGGAAAACGACGCGGAACTGATGCAGCGCGCCTATGAAGACGGAAGGCATTTGGCGGACTAA